cattgcaaaacctcttccatgcagcaatctgcgggttagaagcagttaaccacgcgattgcttgacgaacagcatcgatgtggtcacctaccctcttcatgccagtcttaacaatcaaattaattatatgacatgcacaacgctgatggagtagaaaagattgagcatacacacaaaataaaggttacaatatttcaatagccctagaattagcagatgcattatctagggtgacagcaaatattttatcagcaagattaaattcattaattacttccctaattctttcagctatgttttctcctgtatgtgagacatctattaacctaagccctaaaactctcttttgtaattgccaatcatcatcaacaaaatgaacaactacgctaagataatcctctctagctctactactccatatatctgaagtaacactaacagagaaagtacatgtactaaacagttccttaagtgcagttgcttccttgtgataaacattctctaaatctctagttgatgtttgcctactcacagctttaaacctagggttatgagattgctgaatgtaatgttcaaaagcaggggactccccaaagttcaggggtaaatcttgcctggcgattaaccggacaagagattcccgagcaaccatgggatcgtactcccaactgcgtaccgtaccgtctgggtttaccataagttgctgctgccggagttgtattccttgcttcttggcacacgactccgcatggcgcttgaggtgacctgtaccaccagaagaacgagcagataaaatttgcctacatattctacaacgggctttcgatacctcccttccgtcggggcatgtttcctttatctcgtcgaagttttgccacacaccggaggttctcgatctcttcgagccggtgtgtgtcgaaacacttccgctcgcggttccggaaaatccttccgaagctgtcgccgcctgaaccggtacctcctcaacgacagccgtatgaaccggtacctcctccacagatggtggagttggagccgatccggaggtatcgtcaaaccccgacatgtagttggggtcgaaatcacccaaggtgaacgacggcgactggtatggaaagttcggatccattctgaaaatttaaaccgacataaataaattttcgaatatttattgaattcacaaacacaatacaaataatacacaaatttgaatattacttacatctttccaaccgcgagctcttcaaacctctgcgatcaaactgttgaactacgaaactaattttgatttttgacaaaatttgagcaaattttgtcaaaatcaaaaaaaatgcacacttgagaacaaagagagcacttaaaacacttgagagcacaagatgaggagtgtgggatgaggagaaatggctggggttcatgccctatttatagggcgaaatttgagattttttggaattttttcgaaatttttatgaattttttagcctcccaacggttattttcaaatttgaacggtcaaatagccgttagtgccacgtggcgccttcccattcgaccgccgcccgccctgtCAGTGCGCCGCTGGCGCTTTCGGCCTGACGGGCCGCTggcgaaacgggccgtgccgtgccgtgccgctacagtagccgtgccgtgccgtgccggcccgcgggctcggccagcggcccaagcacggcacggctactcgtgccgtgccggcacggcccgttactgtagcaggccgtgccgggccgtgcctgctacaggttcggccgtgccccgggccgcccgtttggcccggcccgtttggccacctctaAGAGCCTGCAATGAGATGGGCTCTGTGCAAAAGCTGAGTTAGGTGGCCCGATCCCCTTTCTTCCCCGCAATCAATTGCTCACCGGCggagaggccgccgccgccgccgcgttcttcctcctcctgagCCCTAAAAGggaatccagctcgaggtcgaACCAACCAAAAGCTTGGCGGCGTCGCGGAGACGCGGCCAACCTGCTCCACATACACCGCCCGTTTCGCCAGTGTCTTTTCTCTTTTTactggcgcgcgcgcgggcgcgggcgcgggagaGGCGAGGGAGTGGTGGTGGCGCGCTGCAGGGGGGGCTGCTTGGCTGCGGAGTGCGGACGACGGCTATAAAGAGGGCGGAAAGAGAGCGCCCGATCCCGCTACTCATCAGCTGCCGTCTCCTCTGTGTGTGtgctcgcgcgcgcgctccgGTTGCTCCTCCTTGGGTTCTTGATTTGCTACACGCGTTTGCTTGCTCACCACGTGTTTGATGGAATACctgtgaggtgaggtgaggtgaggtgctGTGGCTGTGGTTTGGTTGATGCTAATCCAGCTGTTATTTGTGCTGGATTGATTGCTTATTTGTGCTTGTTATTACTAGTCGTTGTTAGAAAGCTTCTGGCTAAAAAGTCGTCATTTTTTTGCGAAAGCTTCTTTAGCCTACAACGGCATAGGGATTTCGATAGCTAAAAGGTGTGCTTATCTTGTTAATGAAAGAGAAGTGCAGATGCTTTATTTGTTGTCTTGTTGTTCCAAACTCTAGAAAAGTATGCTCTTTTTGCCTTTATCCCACGAGTAGTAGTATATCATCATAAAACTTAAGGGTCCCTTTGAAACGcagaataggaaaaacacaggaataggaaaaacgtaggaattgaaGTAGCATGTTTTCCTAATCCTACAGGAATGGAAAACACAGGAAATATGAAGAGGGTCCCTTTGATAGCACCATAGGAAACAAACAAAGCAAAGGATagtttccaagaggttgaacctcttgcttattttcctatgaaatTGAGCTATAGGAATGCAATCctaaggaaaatttcctatactttcctatgaatcaaagggTTTCATAGGAAAAAATCCTTAGGAAAttaaatcctctaaaattcctatgacaatcctccaattcaaaggggccctaagtagATGGGAGAATGGAGATATTCCCGATATACACACGTGGATTGGAGCCCAACCGTGCATAGCTAGCCATCATCTTTGTCTCACTTTGTTAGGAAATTTAAGTGAAATCAATTAAAATCTAGGTAAATCCAAAGGTTACGCCTTTCAGTTTAACTATCAAATACTCCTTGATAAAACTTTACTAAATATAAAGAGTTTGATGTTGTTTCCAGAGAACTTATATCAAATATCAATAATTTTTGGTATCCATTCTTCTGAAATTAGTATTTCCCTTCCGGAAAACATACTTAAAATAGCAGATATTTCCtctatttcacaatgtaagtcattctagcatttcccacattcatattgatattaatgaatctagatagatatatatgtctagattcattaacatcaatataaatgtgggaaatgctagaatgacttacattgtgaaacggatggagtagcaaTCTATAGCTTCTTTGTGTATCCTGTTCCAATGGCAAACGCTTGCTCCTTTTTCTTGATCAGAGCAAGCAAGTCTGAAAATTTTATGTCTTTTCCAGTTTGCAGGCCTGATACTGCCTGTTGGTCCCTCCCCATCAAAATGCTTGGTTCACTTATCTCTTACTCACCTTCAGTGGTAAGTTTTAGATTCATATGCAGTGATATATAGATTAATCTCTTATGCTGAACAAGTACCCAGGTGGAAACATTATTAGTCATGTAAAGATAATCAAAGATCtgtgactttttttttgtgcttATTGCTGACATTCGCTGATATTCGTATACttctgttttgcttttttcatTTAGAATCCAAAGACGGAGAACCCTGATGAGTTAATTGCGACTGGTGTCCTTGCGAGTCTGCAAAACTTTATCCGCAAATGCATCGTAGCTGTCCTCTCATATGGCCCAATGCCTAAACATATTGCATTTATTATGGACGGTAACCGTAGATATGCTAAATTCAGGAGTATCCAGGAAGGCTCTGGTCACAGGATGGGCTTCTCTGCTCTCATTGCCAGCCTACTCTACTGCTATGAAATGGGCGTGAAGTATATCACAGTGTATGCATTTAGCATCGATAATTTTAAGCGAGATCTGACTGAGGTGAAATCCTTGATGGAGTTAATGGAGGAAAAGATCAATGAACTGCTAGAAAACAGAAATGTCATCAACAAGGTTAACTGTAAGATCAACTTCTGGGGGAAGTTGGACATGTTGAGCGAACCGGTGAGGGTAGCAGCTGAGAAACTGATGGTTAGCACTGCTGAAAACAAGGGACTGGTCTTCTCTGTTTGCATGCCATACAACTCCACTTCTGAGATTGTCATTGCGGTCAATAAGGTCTGTGCAGAAAGGAGGGATATACTGCAGAGGGAGGATGTTGACAGTGTTGCGAATAATGGTGTGCATTCAGATATTTCAGTGGCAGATCTGGACCACCATATGTACAGCGCTGGTTGCCCCGATCCTGATATTGTGATCCGGACCTCAGGCGAGACTCGCCTGAGCAATTTCCTTCTGTGGCAGACGACGTTCAGTCATTTGCAGAATCCAGACCCTCTTTGGCCGGAGTTCTCTTTCAAGCACCTTGTCTGGGCCATACTACAGTACCAAAGAGTTCACCCTTATATTGAGCAAAGCAGAAATCTGGCTAAGAAGCAGCTGTAATCACATCCTCCCTGGGAGGAGATAGAAACCATCATACAAGATATCTGTAGTTACACAATAATCTGTATTCTCCTTTGATATCTCCTAGAATGtgaaatatacaaaaaaaaGATAGCTATTCCATTGTAGGCAGGCCAAACATGTGTATGCTTGAGTTGGTCCAAATGTGTGAAATGTAATAACATTTGGTCTAAGCAAAGTGCCTTATTTTCCCTGAAGCAATTTTGTTCGCTGTGCAGATGTGCTACTATATCCTTCTTGTTACAGTATGCATGCAAACAAACTGAGAACATTATAAAGCTTAAAGCATCCGTAAATTACCAAGTGCTTCTTCACACCTTTGATTTATGCTTTACTCAATCAAACAAATTGGCACAAAAACTGTTCACATTTTATCCGGGAAACTTTTGTGCTTCTCTGAATCAAAAGAATTTTTGCTCCATTGATTCGGAAGATTTTGAACTAGCATATTTCATTCTAAAAACTCCTTATGGAATTGCTGACTTTGCTGTGTTAAGGATTTATATGATTCTTTAAAGCAATTTtcttacatatatattttttttagaaaaaatcatGCTTAGCAATTCGAAAAGCGTGTGAGCGGAAAACGAAGGAGTAGAAGTTAGAAACATGCACTctcttcataaaaaaaaaccctggCTATGTATACAGACATGCGTATCCTAACTATGTatctggacatatgtatgtatgtccATATACAcagccatgtttttttttggacgaagggtagtacttcctccgtttcacaatgtgtTATTCtaccatttcccacattcatattgatgttaatgaatctatatagttatatatgtctaaattcattaacatcaatataaatgtgggaaatgatagaatgacttacattgtgaaatggaggaagtagtatagAATATGCCCTTGTTGTctatacaatatttttttgaactattttcatACTAAAAGAAACCCATTTGGAATCAATGTGTTCAAAGGGTGGCAATTCCAAATGGATTTTAAAACCATGGATATACATATTTTGCAACTTTTGTCCCCATTGATCGGCATAAGGCATAAGCCAATAATACACCATATAACATATTAGCGATAATAATAATTTGTTGATAAAACtgttatatatgtgttcttatcaAGTTAAAAGGTCATGGTGAagaataaactttgatgaaaattttaaatcaagttttaaaattcaaattttagccatGGTTGATTTCATTTGGGCAAACGATGGAGGCCTCTTTGCTTGTTAAGCTTCAACATGGAGTCAAATACTCcattcgtttcacaatgtaagactttctagcattactcacatacatatagatgttaatgaaactaaacacatacatacgtctagattcattaacatctaaatgaatgtaggcaatgctagaaagtcttacattgtgaaacagaggaagtatgagATAATATTTTGCATTTATATTGGTGTTGTTTATTGAAATTTCATTTGTATTGGACGTTATGGGTGAAATAGCCAGTGCCTGTTGAAAAGCTCTCATCTAGTCTCATCGTTTCACCTACAACTAATTATAAGTTGTGATGCTTATCAGCGactcaaaaaataatttatgagtaaaatttttatatatagttgaaaaataaactagataaaACATTAAAATCAAATCTCATTAAgatctaaaaattaaatttgggCTATGACTGATAAGTTTAAATgtcaatgctgaaaaaaaatacaatgagAAAACACTAAAATCAActcaaattaaaaattaaaatttaatttttggttGTAGCAGATAAGTTGAAGTGGAGCTGATCGTCTGCTTGTCTTATCAGTTGTAGCAAAAATTTGAATCTAAAAACTTAATttcaaagttgattttaaggttttctttgttgtagtttatttttcagcattagcTTTTAAATTGATAAGAACACACATATAATGTTTTGAATATAAATTTTTTGGGTTGCTTAGTTTATTTTCTACTGTTTATTAGTGGTAGATCAACAATCAGAGCAACAAGAAACTCACATGCAAAAGCACGGTTTGCAATACTATTTTCCTTCGATGACAATATCAGAAATTCTGAATTTGGGATGAATTCACCACCTAACATAAAATTAGGCTCTAtatttttcctcctcctcccctccaatTCGGCTGCACAACTTGTTTCCATGACAAATTAGAATCAAATCCAGCACATATAggcctttttctcttttcctgaTGAAACAAATAGAATAACTCAGGTCTATTCTGAAAAATGGTGGCGATCCAAATAGGGGGGTTTGTGCTAAATAacgacatgaaaaaaaaaggcaaattgGGTGACCACTGTCAATGGTTTACAAAACCGCGTGGTTATCGCACGGTTATCACCTGCGGTAACCTTTTTAGTTTTGAAACCATGGTATATTTCACGGTTTTGAAACCACGGTATACCTTGTGATAACCATCAAACCGCAAGATGATGGTAACCTATCTAAAATGGTTTGGTAAACCCTGCTCCTGTCCAATATACGAAGTCCAATATACGAAAGGAAATGGATCATCTGACGTGAACTTTTCCCTGACATAGTCACTATCATGTTGGTCCATGGATGCATGGTGGAGTCTATACGTCAGTGACAATGTTTATCTCACTTTACATCCGAGGATCCGAATCCTCTATCAAATGTAGAGTATTCTAATTTAGCATGAGCGAGTTGGAATTTGCTTCATCAGAAGATCCAGGACAAATTACTCTGTAGACTATCTATCTCTCTGTACACACTCCTGTATCGGCCTCATCATTTCACttacgtatatatatgcatacccAAACAGTTTATTATTAACtcgaaaaataatttacaaataaaactttttatatatatgtactctTGACGATTCGATAtaaatgttgtaaaataaaataaagtgtAATGAGAAAACCATAAAATtaacttaaaattaaaaaaaatattgacttataagtataagcatatGAGAAACGAGGAGTTCGTAAGTTCCTGACAGGAGTAACTTAGTACtatctccatattttaatgtatgacgccgttgactttttgtctaacgttctaacgtttgaccgtttatcttattaaaaaaatatgtaattatcatttattttattatgacttgattcatcatcaaatatcctttaagcatgacataaatatttttatatttgctcaaaaattttgaataaaacgaatggtcaaatgttggtcgaaaagtcaacggcgtcatacattaaaaataCGGAGTGAGTAGTTCGGAGAGCTGAGCAGTGAGGCCAGCAGCATATGTGTTTACCCATGTTCTGCCTCCACCTGCACACCCACTCCTTTGAACAAATTCTTATCCAAACGTGTATTTAGAAGTTGGGTTTTTTAGACAGTGAGGGTATAGTTTTTACTTATGAATAAAAGCCAGGCTTATTAATCCGTAGACAAGCACATCCTTAACAAGTACTAGTATTTATTCGTCTGCTAGAATGCATTAAGGGGATATTGGTGGTGATACCTAAGAGTGCCACGACTAAGCATAGGTAAATTATAGTATGAAGTACGAGAAAAATATTGGTCAAAAGTGTTACTCCATACAATACTTTACTCTAAAATTAAGGTAGAATCTAAAGTTAAAAAGTGTGGTATAACGTAAATGTGGTAACGAAGGTGGAATCTAAAGTTAAGAAAATGTGTTATAACGTAAATGTGGTAACGAAGTAAAGACATGCTTCtaaaaaagaaagtaaagaaCAATGGTACGAGTGCACGACGACTAAAGTGTGACGTATCAAAGCAAAGGAACGGACCAAAAATACACTGAATcttaacatactccctccgtccaaaaaaaaaagacaaaccttagTTTTTCGTGTTCAACATTTGATTGTTcctcttatatgaattttttataattagtattttcattgttgttagatgataaaacatgattaatatttaatgcgtgacttgtctttttaatttttttcataattttatcaaataagacggatggttaaacgttgaacacgaaaactcagatttgtttttttgggacggagggagtacaaatatACACGTGCTAAGAGAACAAAGTCAGATTTTGCCAGCCAGGTGATGGTGATATCGGACATGTCACTGTACATCAGAAAGCTAAACAGTGGATTGGTGCTGGTTGACTCGCAGCAGGAGCATAATTAAAGCAGTACGGTTATTTTGTGCTTTGTGGCGACGAAGAGGCGTACGTGGAATCTCGCTTGTTGGTGCTTGGTGGCACCGGTAGAGGagggcgaccgccgccgccgagatgtTGGGCTCGTGGGATTTGAGCCCGAGCTGGATGGGCCGTTCAATCTGCCGGAGTGATGGGCTACTGGGCTAGTGCATCACTGTTTAAAACTgatgaagataaaaatgaaTTCAAcgtacgtaaaacgagaaagctACTaggacataattaattaagttttaattattattaaacttaataaattaatatattcaatattttaaagcaatttctatataaaaagtaGTCGTacggtttaaaaaacgtgctaacgaaaatcgagaaaaaaatatgtatcttTATGAGAAAAAAACATGTGGTGGACGCTCACATGTTCTTTTGATGTGACCAAATGGCACATCACTCACGTACAAGAGAAAGTGTAGAAAAGAGGGTATGTTGAAAATCAAATGTCTAAACGGAGAAATCTACAAGTATataataatccttccattttatattataacatTCTTTGACCTTTTCTAATTcaaacttttttatatttaatcaAATTATAGGAAAATAACAATATTTACAACATTACATTAGTTTCATTGAATCTAACATTGATTATATTTGAGTTAATTTTACTTTGGGCCACCTTTTATTACCGATGTTTCGCTTTGGACCACCTTAGGACTaatgttttcactttggaccggaTATTTTTACCTttatttcactttggaccaacCTTACTCTTTTATTCATCTACATCCAACTTGTAATATGTTGAAGAAATAGTCTTACATATAGCTGTGGCAGCTCATTGACGAGTATGAGACGATGTAATGGAGATCGTTTATATGCTTGAGAAGAGAGtcgggtggtccaaagtgaaacaaaaGGCAGGTTTACccagtccaaagtgaaaatattgcttaaagggtggtccaaagtgaaacatcGGTAACAAAAGGTAGCCCGAAGAGAAGTTTACTCATTATATTTTAATAGTATTTTCGTTTTGGGTTGAAAAGGTTGCTAAGTTTCTCTATAAATTTggtaaaaatttaaataatattaaattttaaaaataaaatgtttcataatatgaaatgaagggaATATAGAAAAAGAGGGGACAGTTTATCTGTTAGAGTGCTCTCTCCTCATTGGTTGTCATGAGCGCTAATCATCCTTGTTAGCACTAACACACAGCAAAATAAGCATGGCATTTAGCTGTCCCCGGGTCCATTTtccatttttaagaaaaaaaaagggaaattccATGGGTCCTGACTAGAGAGACTATAGAGTCCTGCGTGCATCGATCTAGGGAGTAAACGAACAACAATGTTTCAAACGATTCTGTCGATAAAATTTTGTCACATCTACCTAACAcaagatatataaaaaaaatcacatacaaAATGGTTTGCAATGGAGCAATTAATAATGATTTTGTTGTAAATGTATATGTTATCAACATGTATGTTATATCGTTTGTTAATTAACATGCGGTACccttctactccctctgttccacagtgtaagttattttagcatttcccacatttattttgatgttaatgaatctaaatagatatatatgtctagattcattagcatcaatatgaatgtaggaaatgatagaatgacttacattatcaaacggaggaagtagctcttTTATCTTTTGTTTCCCCCTCCACATTACAAATATCCTACGTGTTGATCTCCCAGACGATGACATCGTATCATTATTCTTGTCCCTCTGATGTTATTTTCTTATTAACGATATCCATGgaacatatttttttccaaCTAACTTAAAAATGTTCATCATTACGATAGTCCTTAATTTATTCGAAGATAAACGTATTAGAGTAACCGGATTACATAATATGATTATGAACCATTGTACCACAATCCGTGCATAGCATTGTAGTGGCTATTATATAAGGCAGTGTACATAGCAGAAGATGTATTCATAACATATCCCTAATTGTTGTGGCCGTTTATTTTGCCTACTAATAGTCATACATTTTGACGTGATCATGTTTTACCAACAATAAACTATGCCCATTATATAGTTTTCAATAAGGAGTTCCTATTGGAAAATTTGTGTCTCACCATGGACAGTACATATAACTACACGCTGCCCATACCTTCTAACTCCACTCGTTAGCTCATCGATTGGACTGAAGTAACAAGTACACCAGTCATAGGAGTGTAGCTAGGgttgaggaggaagagggagagggagagcacaTTGATGCCTATATAAAAGATGGCATAACAATTAGACTATGAATGGATGACAAGGTAATGTAATAGTGTCACTGTATGTTAGACAAAACTTAATGGATTATGGGTAGACTTGATGGTGAAGCTAATATATCTTAGCAATCAGACTAGAGTAGCGGGTCGATTATCGATCACACATCAATGGTGACTACATGAAGGCTCTATGTGTTATAACCGTATAAGCAAAATACCCACAACGAGGTTGGATACGTGGGTGGAGGCGTAGCTATATGAAGACAACACTACGTAACTCGTGGCAGATCAGCTCAAAAAGGAGGAGAAGCTATTGGCCAATGCGCTAGTTATACATTAGCCATATATCTATATCGCTAACACTGTTACAAATTGTCTTGAATCTATATTTATTCATGTCCAAATTGCTGCATGATAGCCAAACTAAATTGCATCTTTCAGAGCCATCGTTTCACTTATTCgcggaataagcgaaacaacATAGCGATCTAAAATCAaagattgaaaaataaacttcaataaaaAACCGTCAAAATTAGCTCCAAATTTAGGGTTGAAAActcaaattttggttgataattataaatataagtAAAAAGATGAGGCGCTTTTTCTCTCAAAGAACCTTTGCCATGTCTCTCTCATGCATATTGAGCCCCTGCACATCAACGTAGTCATAGCACAaattgctactactactacacaaCTTTTTCAAGACATAGCAAGTGCTCAATAATATCCTACATAGAAGCGCTGAAATACTTTTGTATGTGTGTTTTACCTTGCTATACAACCTATTTATGTTTCTTGAATATTTTTACATAAAACAATTACTACTAACACACTTGTAATATGGACATGTTACTATGTAGTGAAGCCACACGTAAACATGATGATGGCATAattttaattgataattaaacgTCTAGGTCTTTCAACTAGCCGATCTGGGTTTGAAGTATTACccattctaattatttgatattaagtCATTTCCTAATATT
The window above is part of the Oryza sativa Japonica Group chromosome 7, ASM3414082v1 genome. Proteins encoded here:
- the LOC4343863 gene encoding dehydrodolichyl diphosphate synthase CPT3, with protein sequence MLGSLISYSPSVNPKTENPDELIATGVLASLQNFIRKCIVAVLSYGPMPKHIAFIMDGNRRYAKFRSIQEGSGHRMGFSALIASLLYCYEMGVKYITVYAFSIDNFKRDLTEVKSLMELMEEKINELLENRNVINKVNCKINFWGKLDMLSEPVRVAAEKLMVSTAENKGLVFSVCMPYNSTSEIVIAVNKVCAERRDILQREDVDSVANNGVHSDISVADLDHHMYSAGCPDPDIVIRTSGETRLSNFLLWQTTFSHLQNPDPLWPEFSFKHLVWAILQYQRVHPYIEQSRNLAKKQL